One segment of Meriones unguiculatus strain TT.TT164.6M chromosome 3, Bangor_MerUng_6.1, whole genome shotgun sequence DNA contains the following:
- the Kbtbd2 gene encoding kelch repeat and BTB domain-containing protein 2: MSTQEERQINTEYAVSLLEQLKLFYEQQLFTDIVLIVEGTEFPCHKMVLATCSSYFRAMFMSGLSESKQTHVHLRNVDAAALQMIITYAYTGNLAVNDSTVEQLYETACFLQVEDVLQRCREYLIKKINAENCVRLLSFADLFSCEELKQSAKRMVEHKFTAVYHQEAFMQLSHDLLIDILSSDNLNVEKEETVREAAMLWLEYNTESRSQYLSSVLSQIRIDALSEVTQRAWFQGLPPNDKSVVVQGLYKSMPKFFKPRLGMTKEEMMIFIEASSENPCSLYSSVCYSPQAEKVYKLCSPPADLHKVGTVVTPDNDIYIAGGQVPLKNTKTNHSKTSKLQTAFRTVNCFYWFDAQQNTWFPKTPMLFVRVKPSLVCCEGYIYAIGGDSVGGELNRRTVERYDTEKDEWTMVSPLPCAWQWSAAVVVHDCIYVMTLNLMYCYFPRSDSWVEMAMRQTSRSFASAAAFGDKIFYIGGLHIATNSGIRLPSGTVDGSSVTVEIYDVNKNEWKMAANIPAKRYSDPCVRAVVISNSLCVFMRETHLNERAKYVTYQYDLELDRWSLRQHISERVLWDLGRDFRCTVGKLYPSCLEESPWKPPTYLFSPDGTEEFELDGEMVGLPPV; the protein is encoded by the exons ATGTCCACTCAAGAGGAGAGGCAGATCAATACCGAATATGCTGTTTCCTTGTTGGAACAGTTGAAACTGTTTTATGAACAGCAGTTGTTTACTGATATAGTGTTAATTGTTGAGGGCACTGAATTCCCGTGTCATAAGATGGTTCTTGCAACATGTAGCTCCTATTTCAG AGCCATGTTCATGAGTGGACTAAGTGAAAGCAAGCAGACACATGTACATCTGAGGAATGTGGATGCTGCCGCCTTGCAGATGATAATAACTTATGCATACACAGGAAACTTGGCAGTAAATGACAGCACTGTAGAGCAGCTCTATGAAACAGCTTGCTTTTTGCAG GTAGAAGATGTGTTACAGCGTTGTCGAgaatatttgattaaaaaaattaatgccgAGAACTGTGTGCGGTTGTTGAGTTTTGCTGATCTCTTCAGTTGTGAAGAATTAAAGCAAAGTGCTAAAAGAATGGTGGAGCACAAGTTCACTGCTGTGTATCACCAGGAAGCATTCATGCAGCTGTCCCACGATCTACTGATAGACATTCTAAGTAGTGACAATTTAAAtgtagaaaaggaagaaacagtCCGAGAAGCTGCAATGCTTTGGCTAGAGTACAACACCGAGTCACGATCCCAGTATTTGTCTTCAGTTCTTAGCCAGATCAGAATTGATGCACTTTCAGAAGTCACACAGAGAGCATGGTTTCAAGGTCTCCCACCCAACGACAAGTCTGTTGTGGTTCAGGGTCTTTATAAGTCCATGCCCAAGTTTTTCAAGCCAAGACTTGGGATGACTAAAGAGGAGATGATGATTTTCATTGAAGCATCATCAGAAAATCCTTGTAGTCTCTACTCTTCTGTCTGTTATAGCCCACAGGCAGAAAAAGTTTACAAGTTATGCAGCCCACCAGCTGATTTGCATAAGGTTGGGACAGTTGTAACCCCTGATAATGATATTTACATAGCAGGGGGCCAAGTGCCcctgaaaaacacaaaaacaaatcaCAGTAAAACAAGTAAACTGCAGACTGCCTTCAGAACTGTGAATTGCTTTTACTGGTTTGATGCACAACAAAATACCTGGTTTCCAAAGACGCCGATGCTTTTTGTCCGTGTGAAGCCATCTTTGGTTTGCTGTGAAGGCTATATCTATGCAATCGGAGGAGATAGTGTTGGAGGAGAACTTAATCGGAGGACTGTAGAAAGATATGACACTGAGAAGGATGAGTGGACAATGGTGAGCCCTTTGCCTTGTGCTTGGCAGTGGAGTGCAGCAGTTGTGGTTCACGACTGTATTTATGTGATGACATTAAACCTCATGTACTGTTACTTTCCGAGATCTGACTCATGGGTAGAAATGGCCATGAGGCAGACTAGCAGATCTTTTGCTTCAGCTGCAGCTTTTGGTGATAAAATTTTCTATATCGGAGGCTTACATATTGCTACCAATTCTGGCATAAGACTGCCCTCTGGCACTGTCGATGGGTCTTCAGTAACTGTGGAAATTTATGATGTGAATAAAAATGAATGGAAAATGGCAGCCAACATCCCTGCTAAAAGGTACTCTGATCCCTGTGTTAGAGCTGTTGTGATCTCAAATTCTCTTTGCGTGTTTATGCGAGAAACCCACTTAAATGAACGAGCTAAATATGTCACCTACCAGTATGATCTGGAACTTGACCGGTGGTCTCTGAGGCAGCATATATCTGAACGTGTACTGTGGGACCTAGGGAGAGATTTTCGATGCACTGTGGGGAAACTTTATCCATCCTGTCTTGAAgaatctccatggaaaccaccAACTTACCTTTTTTCACCAGATGGAACAGAGGAGTTTGAACTGGATGGAGAAATGGTTGGACTTCCCCCTGTAtag